GCGAGGACGCCCGCCGCCACCACGACCAGCATCCCGCCGGTCCAGGTGAAGAACTTCGCCAGGTTGATCCGCACCGCGCCCCGGTAGAACAGCCAGCCCAGCAGTACCGCCGTGAGCAGGCCGAGGACGACACCGGCCAGCGGCGCGTACGAACCGTCGGAGGAGGCCCGGACCGACGCCCACACGAAGAGCGCCGTCTCCAGGCCCTCGCGCCCCACCGCCAGGAACGCGGTCGCGACCAGCGCGCCCGTACCCATCTGAAGGGCCGCGTCAAGGCGTCCGTGCAGCTCGGCCCTCAGATGCCGGGCCGTGCGCCGCATCCAGAAGACCATCCAGGTCACCAGGACGACCGCGACGATCGACAGCGTGCCGCCGAGCAGCTCCTGCGCCTCGAAGGTCAGCTCCTGGGAGCCGAACTCGAGGCCCGCGCCGAAGGCCAGCGCCACCCCCACGGCCACACCGATGCCGATCCAGATCGGCTTCAGCGCGTCCCTGCGCCCGGTCTTCACCAGGTACGCGATGAGGATGCAGACGACGAGGCTCGCCTCCAGGCCCTCGCGCAGGCCGATCAGATAGTTACCGAACACGTCGGTTCCCTCCCGGGGTTGCGTGGAGCGTCACGAGAACAGCGCCCGGCCCCACCAGTCGTCCTTGCCCCGGACGCCCGGCGGGATCGCGAACAGCGCCGAACCCACGTGCTGGATGTACTCGTTGAGGGCGTCGGCGCGGCCGAGCGAGGTCTGTACGGGGATGAAACCGGTCCGGACGTCCTTCTGGTACGCGAGGAAGAACAGGCCCGCCTCCAACCGGCCGAGGCCGTCCGTGCCGTCCGTGAAGGAGTAGCCGCGCCGCAGGATCGTCGCCCCGGCGTTGGTGTCCGGATGCGCGAGCCGGACGTGCGAGTCCGGCTTCATCGCCTTCAGGAACGGCTCGTCGTGTTCCTTGGCCTTGCCGACCGGGGCGCCCTCGCGCTTGTCGCGGCCGAAGATGTCCTCCTGCTCGCCCAGCGGGGTGCGGTCCCAGGTCTCGACGTTCATGCGGATGCGGCGGGCCACGAGGTACGAGCCGCCGTCCATCCACGCCGCCGGACCCTCGGCGTCCTTGCCGGAGACCCACACGTGCTTCGCGAGCCGCTCGGTCTCGGTGCCCGCGATGTTGCGGGTGCCGTCCTTGAAGCCGAAGAGGTTCCGCGGGGTCTGGGCGTCCGGGGTCGTCGAGGACGTCTTGCCGAAGCCCAGCTGCGACCAGCGCACCGCGACCTTGCCGA
The sequence above is a segment of the Streptomyces sp. NBC_01255 genome. Coding sequences within it:
- the efeU gene encoding iron uptake transporter permease EfeU, with the protein product MFGNYLIGLREGLEASLVVCILIAYLVKTGRRDALKPIWIGIGVAVGVALAFGAGLEFGSQELTFEAQELLGGTLSIVAVVLVTWMVFWMRRTARHLRAELHGRLDAALQMGTGALVATAFLAVGREGLETALFVWASVRASSDGSYAPLAGVVLGLLTAVLLGWLFYRGAVRINLAKFFTWTGGMLVVVAAGVLAYGVHDLQEARFLDGLANKAFDVSATIPPDSWYGTLLKGVFNFQPDPTVLQVTVWALYLIPTLALFLAPIGSGPSVRVEKQKATDEKAEAEASAETTG
- the efeB gene encoding iron uptake transporter deferrochelatase/peroxidase subunit → MSEEQDLPVRGTSRRTVIGWGGAGLALGAAAAGGAAALARGGDGIAPVADSGAAVPFHGAHQAGIATAVQDRLHFAAFDVKTTDRAELVQLLKDWTRAAERMTAGAEVGDGAYGGLAEAPPDDTGEALGLKPSRLTLTIGFGPTLFDGRFGLKDKRPGALVELPKFPGDNLDPARSGGDLCVQACADDPQVAVHAIRNLARIGFGKVAVRWSQLGFGKTSSTTPDAQTPRNLFGFKDGTRNIAGTETERLAKHVWVSGKDAEGPAAWMDGGSYLVARRIRMNVETWDRTPLGEQEDIFGRDKREGAPVGKAKEHDEPFLKAMKPDSHVRLAHPDTNAGATILRRGYSFTDGTDGLGRLEAGLFFLAYQKDVRTGFIPVQTSLGRADALNEYIQHVGSALFAIPPGVRGKDDWWGRALFS